A window of the Streptomyces formicae genome harbors these coding sequences:
- a CDS encoding helix-turn-helix domain-containing protein: protein MPPKKKVDLPDHVREAALADVELSHQQALDAEERDRVRVFLATEQGLSTYEIADRLGVSQQTVSNWRRQGEEVYRRREAARSRRSGNDPDRPTELGAVG, encoded by the coding sequence GTGCCACCGAAGAAGAAGGTCGACTTGCCCGATCACGTCAGAGAGGCGGCGCTGGCCGATGTGGAACTCTCCCATCAGCAGGCGCTCGATGCAGAGGAACGAGACAGGGTCAGGGTCTTCCTGGCCACTGAGCAGGGTCTGAGTACGTATGAGATCGCCGATCGACTCGGCGTCTCGCAGCAGACCGTCAGCAACTGGCGCCGGCAGGGTGAGGAGGTCTACCGCCGTCGTGAAGCAGCGCGAAGTCGACGCAGTGGCAACGATCCTGACAGACCCACAGAACTCGGAGCGGTCGGCTGA
- a CDS encoding peptidoglycan-binding domain-containing protein: MWPPERVIIAPANDRERSAVRTAQRALRVDETGDMDDATKAALRGVQNLFKLPVTGVLDRATAEALDRLRPPSLRE; the protein is encoded by the coding sequence GTGTGGCCTCCTGAGCGCGTCATCATCGCTCCCGCCAACGACCGGGAGCGCAGCGCCGTACGGACCGCTCAGCGGGCGCTGAGGGTCGACGAGACCGGCGACATGGACGACGCGACGAAGGCCGCCCTGAGGGGCGTGCAGAACCTCTTCAAGCTCCCGGTCACAGGCGTTCTGGACCGGGCCACAGCCGAGGCGCTGGATCGCCTGCGGCCTCCATCACTGAGGGAGTGA
- a CDS encoding N4-gp56 family major capsid protein: MANAYTDTSAWSNSVQTAYDKRFEFALRSQPLFRSLADKRPADQAQPGSSVVLEIFQDLAEATGTLTETTDPDAVALSNPTTKTITLNEYGNPVLRTRKLFLFSLTDVDPAIANMVAFNAATSIDTVVQNVVRAGSNLIQRKADTVTYITNSNGSTVATTMDSGDVYTSNIARLATTKLRTQLAVPKKGGLYMCFIHPEVAHDLREETGAAAWRDPHNYSAVGNIWAGELGTYEGAYYVQTPRCYNAVDAGTGDNTVRRFRTYYTGQQAIAEAVAEEFHMVAGPIVDKLARFRPLGWYGVAGWARYREEALIRVETTSSIHPGA; encoded by the coding sequence ATGGCCAACGCATACACGGATACCTCTGCATGGTCGAACTCGGTTCAGACCGCGTACGACAAGCGCTTTGAGTTCGCTCTCCGCAGCCAGCCGCTGTTCCGCTCCCTGGCGGACAAGCGGCCCGCGGACCAGGCTCAGCCTGGCTCCAGCGTCGTTCTGGAGATCTTCCAGGACCTGGCGGAGGCGACCGGAACCCTGACCGAGACGACCGACCCCGACGCGGTCGCCCTGAGCAACCCGACCACGAAGACGATCACGCTCAACGAGTACGGCAACCCGGTGCTCCGCACCCGGAAGCTGTTCCTCTTCTCGCTGACCGACGTGGACCCGGCGATCGCCAACATGGTGGCGTTCAATGCCGCGACGTCGATCGACACCGTGGTCCAGAACGTGGTCCGCGCCGGTTCGAACCTGATCCAGCGCAAGGCCGACACCGTCACGTACATCACGAACTCCAACGGATCCACCGTGGCCACCACGATGGACTCTGGCGACGTGTACACCTCGAACATCGCCCGCCTGGCCACGACCAAGCTGCGCACGCAGCTGGCTGTGCCCAAGAAGGGCGGCCTGTACATGTGCTTCATTCACCCCGAGGTCGCTCACGACCTCCGGGAGGAGACTGGCGCAGCCGCATGGCGTGACCCGCACAACTACAGCGCGGTCGGCAACATCTGGGCGGGCGAACTCGGCACCTACGAGGGCGCGTACTACGTCCAGACCCCGCGCTGCTACAACGCAGTCGACGCCGGCACCGGCGACAACACCGTCCGCCGCTTCCGGACGTACTACACGGGGCAGCAGGCCATCGCCGAGGCGGTTGCCGAAGAGTTCCACATGGTCGCCGGTCCGATCGTGGACAAGCTGGCCCGCTTCCGGCCGCTCGGCTGGTACGGCGTGGCCGGCTGGGCCCGCTACCGCGAAGAGGCGCTGATCCGCGTTGAGACGACCTCTTCCATCCACCCGGGCGCGTAA
- a CDS encoding toprim domain-containing protein, with product MQTLSAAQRAFFESAASTYQADLAGDTSAREYLLNRGFGPEVAATFRLGAVRRPLVGHEQYRGRLAIPYLTPAGVVNLRFRCLKPHDCAKTVIYTDAKGKPSYCRKYLSMDGMESNLFNVLDLKKDSLFIGVTEGELDAITLSMCGIPAVGVPGVENWQEHFSRCLADFDVIYSFADGDTAGRKFSKFLAKEAKARPVRIPKGEDVNSIYVKGGADAVRALIEG from the coding sequence TTGCAGACGCTGAGCGCCGCGCAGAGAGCATTCTTCGAGAGCGCGGCGTCGACGTACCAAGCCGATCTCGCGGGGGATACCAGCGCCCGGGAGTATCTGCTCAACCGGGGCTTCGGGCCGGAGGTCGCCGCTACGTTCCGCCTGGGCGCCGTTAGGCGCCCCCTGGTCGGCCACGAGCAGTACCGCGGCCGGCTGGCCATCCCGTACCTGACGCCCGCTGGTGTCGTGAACCTGCGCTTCCGCTGCCTGAAGCCCCACGACTGCGCGAAGACGGTCATCTACACCGACGCCAAGGGCAAGCCGTCCTACTGCCGCAAGTACCTGTCCATGGACGGCATGGAGTCCAACCTCTTCAACGTCTTGGACCTGAAGAAGGACTCGCTCTTCATCGGCGTGACCGAGGGCGAGCTGGACGCCATCACGCTGTCCATGTGCGGCATCCCTGCCGTGGGAGTCCCGGGCGTGGAGAACTGGCAGGAGCACTTCTCCCGCTGCCTGGCGGACTTCGATGTGATCTACAGCTTCGCCGACGGCGACACCGCCGGGCGGAAGTTCTCAAAGTTCCTGGCCAAGGAGGCCAAGGCCAGACCTGTCCGCATCCCGAAGGGCGAGGACGTGAACTCGATCTACGTGAAAGGAGGGGCGGATGCCGTCCGAGCCCTCATCGAAGGATGA
- a CDS encoding GntR family transcriptional regulator produces MALPKYDQIAADLRGSIVRGDLKPGDSLPSERELTERWSVSRATVVRALEVLRHEDLIETRQGTGSTVRERMALARTAGERYRTAVDTGHIYTAGEYADILSAEMVPAPDDVATALGVEPGDEVARRHRVTFEGETPTATSWSWFTADVAEAAPRLLLRERVREGTTRYVEMQTGRRPHTGRDWWTARLASADELGLLRLNGPEAVSEVRHVAYCAEGKPLAYEVGVSPAGRWSRTEEYEMN; encoded by the coding sequence ATGGCGCTGCCGAAGTACGACCAGATCGCCGCGGACCTCCGCGGCTCCATCGTTCGCGGGGACTTGAAGCCTGGCGACTCCCTTCCCTCCGAGCGCGAATTGACCGAGCGTTGGTCCGTGTCTCGCGCAACCGTCGTGCGCGCACTGGAAGTGCTGCGCCATGAGGACCTGATCGAGACCCGCCAAGGGACGGGTTCGACCGTCCGGGAGCGCATGGCGCTCGCCCGTACCGCCGGTGAGCGGTACCGGACGGCTGTGGACACCGGCCACATCTACACGGCCGGTGAGTACGCGGACATCCTGTCCGCAGAGATGGTGCCGGCGCCGGATGACGTCGCTACGGCGCTTGGCGTGGAGCCTGGCGATGAAGTGGCAAGGCGTCATCGGGTCACCTTTGAGGGTGAAACTCCCACGGCAACTTCATGGAGCTGGTTCACGGCTGATGTGGCCGAAGCCGCGCCGCGGCTACTCCTGCGCGAGCGTGTCCGCGAGGGCACTACGCGGTACGTGGAGATGCAGACCGGCCGCCGGCCCCATACGGGCCGGGACTGGTGGACGGCTCGTCTCGCAAGCGCGGATGAGCTGGGACTTCTCCGTCTGAACGGGCCTGAGGCCGTAAGCGAGGTGCGCCATGTGGCGTACTGCGCCGAGGGTAAGCCCTTGGCTTACGAAGTGGGCGTATCCCCTGCGGGACGGTGGTCTCGTACGGAGGAGTACGAAATGAACTGA
- a CDS encoding SLOG family protein: MRVIVTGSRKWTDRGAVYGALETLRFHHGAFMLVHGACATGADAIAEEWFEILGRRGGCERVKYKAAWETRGKAAGPERNQRMIEAGADLVLAFPLPEGSGTQHTMKLAAEAGIEVRVIEHE; the protein is encoded by the coding sequence GTGCGTGTCATCGTGACGGGGTCCAGAAAGTGGACCGACAGGGGCGCCGTGTACGGAGCGCTGGAGACGCTCCGCTTCCATCACGGCGCCTTCATGCTCGTTCACGGCGCCTGTGCCACCGGCGCGGACGCCATCGCGGAAGAGTGGTTCGAGATCCTCGGCCGCCGGGGCGGCTGCGAGCGGGTGAAGTACAAGGCCGCATGGGAGACCCGCGGCAAGGCCGCCGGGCCGGAGCGCAATCAGCGCATGATCGAGGCGGGCGCGGATCTCGTGCTCGCCTTTCCGCTGCCCGAAGGGTCGGGCACGCAGCACACCATGAAGCTCGCCGCCGAGGCGGGCATTGAAGTACGGGTGATCGAACATGAGTGA
- a CDS encoding C40 family peptidase, with translation MARGEEIVELARQSLGVKYVWGGNSLTSGIDCSGLVQQVFKAYGIALPRVTYDQINVGYSVQPNKLRPGDLVFFDTDRKRSGPDHVGIYIGGGKFIHAPRPGDKVKISSLAEGYYMDRWMGGRRVPGVSASASSGGGEALEVAPKLDAHELAEAYGMSYAFFKSQPELWKMLNKAVEGQWTGQKFQAEVKNSSWWKNHSSSLRQAQVLAKTDPATYKATIEAARVMARQMAVQAGAILSEANVNKLAGNLVHLDWNEAQVANFLGQYVKFGADKTLGGLAGQAANAIKREAYGLGIAISDQAVLNNAQYLVRGLTTMEKISGSLRQQAAGLYPAFAEQIKAGANIQDLAQPYVQVLAQELQLPETDIDAFSPKIKAALNRAGPDGQPSPMNLNDFTQVVRNDPGWRRTPSTAERTMNIGRQVLRDMGLVS, from the coding sequence ATGGCACGTGGAGAAGAGATCGTTGAGCTCGCCAGGCAGAGCCTGGGCGTGAAGTACGTTTGGGGCGGCAACAGCCTGACCAGCGGCATCGACTGCTCGGGCCTAGTGCAGCAGGTGTTCAAGGCGTACGGCATCGCGCTGCCGCGCGTGACCTACGACCAGATCAACGTGGGCTACAGCGTGCAGCCCAACAAGCTGCGTCCCGGCGATCTCGTCTTCTTCGACACCGACCGCAAGCGGTCCGGCCCGGACCACGTGGGCATCTACATCGGCGGCGGAAAGTTCATCCATGCCCCCCGCCCCGGCGATAAGGTGAAGATCAGCTCTCTCGCTGAGGGCTACTACATGGACCGCTGGATGGGCGGGCGCCGCGTCCCCGGCGTCTCGGCCTCCGCCTCCTCCGGCGGCGGGGAGGCTTTGGAGGTCGCGCCCAAGCTCGATGCCCACGAGCTGGCGGAGGCCTACGGCATGTCCTACGCCTTCTTCAAGTCCCAGCCCGAGCTGTGGAAGATGCTGAACAAGGCGGTCGAGGGCCAGTGGACCGGCCAGAAGTTCCAGGCCGAGGTCAAGAACAGCAGCTGGTGGAAGAACCACTCGTCGAGCCTGCGCCAAGCACAGGTGCTCGCCAAGACCGACCCTGCAACGTACAAGGCCACGATCGAGGCCGCCCGGGTCATGGCACGGCAGATGGCCGTGCAGGCCGGGGCGATCCTCTCCGAGGCGAACGTCAACAAGCTCGCAGGCAACTTGGTTCACCTGGACTGGAACGAGGCCCAGGTGGCCAACTTCCTCGGGCAGTACGTCAAGTTCGGTGCGGACAAGACGCTGGGTGGGCTCGCCGGCCAGGCGGCCAACGCCATCAAGCGGGAGGCGTACGGCCTCGGCATCGCGATTTCGGACCAGGCAGTTCTCAACAACGCGCAGTACCTGGTCAGAGGCTTGACGACCATGGAGAAGATCTCCGGCAGCCTGCGTCAGCAGGCGGCCGGGCTCTACCCGGCCTTCGCCGAGCAGATCAAGGCCGGGGCGAACATCCAGGATCTTGCGCAGCCGTACGTCCAGGTGCTTGCGCAGGAGCTCCAGCTCCCCGAGACCGACATTGACGCCTTCTCGCCGAAGATCAAGGCGGCCCTGAACCGGGCCGGCCCCGACGGCCAGCCCTCGCCCATGAACCTTAACGACTTCACGCAGGTCGTTCGCAATGACCCCGGCTGGCGCCGCACCCCGAGCACCGCTGAGCGGACGATGAACATCGGTCGCCAGGTGCTGCGAGACATGGGGCTGGTGAGCTGA
- a CDS encoding recombinase family protein, producing the protein MGKTLTSAIKVADRAVRGETLRAVDYLRVSTEEQAKGFGIAYSGKKTARYIERKGWEHVGTYVDDGLSGSLEAHERDDLDRLMHDSRKSPRPFDMVVVNEGRVIGRTGRAFWRWVWELEDLGVYVAVVKKDYDNSTPAGRSQMRKDADYAEEERELIRERTQGGIQEAAEDGMYPGGQVPFGWTVKDGRYAVNKKQAATLRRAYELYMAKRSWQAVALTLNSEGKLTARGQRWTRKNLRRVMTGEAAMNNRIIWRGKNAARRADGTLIYGEQVIIDLPKIFKKKETKALRAALEAQPRQAPARGRVYIVSGLLTSPCGSVYRGHNHRAGVYDYQCKGRTEAYAGAGGTCNCPALNADSVEESIWADVVALLGDAERMKAMAKEWIGEIASEHVDHVSRLAQLDQQIAEQSQVIDVTMPVAARQAAKRGLVGAEAEAAVETAIRPLAQDLANLEKMRSEVTAWQREAEEVTRRARDFERLAGIVRDNLTADLTPELKAELLYLLDCQVEVVQCAPKRLGVACALREWFASRKRSVPTLTDEGWERIKHLMGGSRSKMDRRLVVEALLHKARTGARWKDMPAEYGNPRSLQTQTDRWLASGTWEAAMELLKDEPGESVWSPEPTEFKVSLKPLAIESRIGDGTQDGSSTALRRRTPYARRSPAGRRRAELSGRAPRSP; encoded by the coding sequence ATGGGCAAGACTCTCACGTCCGCGATCAAAGTCGCGGACAGGGCCGTACGCGGCGAGACGCTCCGCGCGGTGGACTACCTGCGGGTGTCCACCGAGGAACAGGCCAAGGGCTTCGGCATCGCCTACAGCGGCAAGAAGACCGCGCGCTACATCGAGCGCAAGGGCTGGGAACATGTCGGCACGTATGTTGATGACGGCCTGAGCGGAAGCCTGGAGGCGCACGAGCGAGACGACCTCGATCGCCTCATGCACGACTCGCGCAAGAGCCCGCGACCGTTCGACATGGTTGTAGTCAACGAGGGCCGAGTGATCGGCCGTACCGGCCGCGCCTTCTGGCGGTGGGTCTGGGAGCTGGAAGACCTCGGTGTGTACGTGGCCGTGGTCAAGAAGGACTACGACAACTCCACGCCGGCCGGGCGCTCGCAGATGCGCAAAGACGCGGACTATGCCGAAGAAGAGCGCGAGCTGATCCGCGAGCGCACCCAGGGCGGCATTCAGGAGGCCGCCGAAGACGGGATGTATCCCGGCGGTCAGGTCCCCTTCGGATGGACCGTGAAGGACGGGCGGTACGCCGTCAACAAGAAGCAGGCCGCCACCCTGCGCAGGGCTTACGAGCTGTACATGGCCAAGCGCAGCTGGCAGGCGGTGGCCCTCACACTGAACAGCGAGGGCAAGCTGACCGCCCGCGGTCAGCGGTGGACCCGCAAGAACCTCCGCCGCGTCATGACCGGCGAAGCGGCCATGAACAACCGGATCATCTGGCGCGGCAAGAACGCCGCCCGCCGTGCCGACGGAACCCTGATCTATGGCGAGCAGGTCATCATCGACCTGCCGAAGATCTTCAAGAAGAAGGAGACCAAGGCGCTGCGCGCGGCGCTGGAAGCCCAGCCGCGACAAGCCCCCGCCCGGGGGCGGGTGTACATCGTCTCCGGCCTGCTCACGAGCCCTTGCGGCAGCGTGTACCGCGGCCACAATCACCGTGCCGGGGTCTACGACTACCAGTGCAAGGGCAGGACCGAGGCGTACGCCGGTGCCGGCGGCACCTGCAACTGCCCGGCCCTGAACGCCGACTCCGTAGAGGAGAGCATCTGGGCCGACGTCGTTGCCCTGCTCGGCGACGCCGAGCGCATGAAGGCCATGGCGAAGGAGTGGATTGGCGAGATCGCCAGCGAACACGTTGACCACGTCAGCCGCCTGGCGCAGCTCGACCAGCAGATTGCCGAGCAGTCCCAGGTGATCGACGTGACCATGCCCGTAGCGGCCCGCCAGGCCGCCAAGCGGGGCCTGGTCGGGGCAGAGGCAGAGGCCGCCGTGGAGACGGCCATCAGGCCCTTGGCCCAGGACCTGGCTAACCTGGAGAAGATGCGCAGCGAGGTGACCGCCTGGCAGCGCGAGGCGGAGGAAGTTACCCGCCGTGCGCGGGACTTCGAGCGCCTGGCCGGGATAGTGCGGGACAACCTGACCGCCGACCTCACGCCCGAGCTGAAGGCGGAGCTGCTGTACCTGCTGGACTGCCAAGTGGAGGTCGTCCAGTGCGCGCCGAAGCGTCTGGGCGTGGCGTGCGCACTGCGCGAGTGGTTCGCCAGCCGGAAACGCAGCGTCCCGACGCTGACGGATGAGGGCTGGGAGCGAATCAAGCACCTGATGGGTGGCTCGCGATCCAAGATGGACCGCCGGCTGGTCGTGGAGGCCCTGCTTCACAAGGCCCGCACCGGGGCCCGCTGGAAGGACATGCCAGCCGAGTACGGCAACCCGCGCTCACTCCAGACCCAGACCGACCGGTGGCTTGCCTCCGGCACCTGGGAGGCGGCCATGGAGCTGCTGAAGGACGAGCCGGGCGAGTCCGTGTGGTCGCCGGAGCCGACCGAATTCAAGGTCAGCCTGAAGCCACTGGCGATTGAGTCCAGGATCGGTGACGGGACACAAGACGGTTCGAGTACGGCCCTCCGACGCAGAACTCCGTACGCTCGCCGAAGCCCTGCTGGGAGACGTCGTGCTGAATTATCTGGGCGTGCGCCCCGCAGTCCTTGA
- a CDS encoding AAA family ATPase: MANDHIMVNGAGQLLEAIQRAHTQAATELSQEEAARAAAMTLLAQLGGKSVTESDLTFEGGKFVLPKQYKGRVGEAISFLKRWQEQQSTHHNYNKIFRYRPYDVAHATNLALKEAFGTTGVGETIQTMFGPRPPEFVDVPTGVNESVQVPWGTTAFPPLGEDATIEIGYTRDREAGFLGCITVYAPRGVKAQVEGLFRLIEKHLKERSIYRGKALVGGDQLMPTFLDVRKVNPEHVIYSDDVLSQLNANVWSLIEHTDLMRELGEPLKRAVLLEGPYGTGKSLAAFLTAQKAEKNGWTFLFVRPGDNLDDAMRTAQLYAPAVVFFEDIDVVAEAGDPAKVSKLLDSFDGIGAKGAEVIAILTTNRKDKIHKGMLRPGRLDAVISINALDQSGVEKLIKAKVPADMIRVLQYGEIYESFKDFTPAFAAEAISRAKRFAIARLGRKPDFLTTADFVGAAKSLQPQLDLMTGADEEKTTPTLDKALREVVADVVDAVQFVDSDGDEAKVYGPDENVDGVKVDREALV, from the coding sequence ATGGCCAACGACCACATCATGGTCAACGGTGCGGGGCAGCTGCTGGAGGCCATCCAGCGCGCTCACACCCAGGCCGCGACCGAACTGTCGCAGGAGGAAGCCGCCCGCGCGGCGGCCATGACCCTGCTGGCCCAGCTTGGCGGGAAGAGCGTCACCGAGTCGGACCTGACTTTCGAGGGCGGCAAGTTCGTGCTCCCGAAGCAGTACAAGGGCCGCGTCGGCGAGGCGATCAGCTTCCTGAAGCGGTGGCAGGAACAGCAGTCCACCCACCACAACTACAACAAGATCTTCCGGTACCGGCCCTACGACGTCGCCCACGCCACGAACCTGGCGCTGAAGGAAGCCTTCGGCACCACTGGCGTGGGCGAGACGATTCAGACCATGTTCGGGCCCCGCCCGCCGGAGTTCGTGGACGTCCCCACCGGCGTCAACGAGTCGGTTCAGGTGCCGTGGGGTACCACGGCCTTCCCTCCCCTCGGGGAGGACGCCACGATCGAGATCGGTTACACCCGCGACCGCGAGGCCGGCTTCCTCGGCTGCATCACCGTTTACGCCCCCCGCGGCGTCAAGGCGCAGGTCGAAGGACTCTTCCGCCTGATCGAGAAGCACCTGAAGGAACGGTCCATCTACCGGGGCAAGGCCCTGGTCGGCGGCGACCAGCTCATGCCGACCTTCCTGGACGTCAGGAAGGTCAACCCGGAGCACGTCATCTACTCGGACGACGTTCTCTCGCAGCTCAACGCTAACGTCTGGTCGCTCATCGAGCACACCGACCTGATGCGGGAACTCGGGGAGCCGCTCAAGCGCGCGGTCCTGCTGGAGGGCCCGTACGGAACGGGCAAGTCCCTGGCGGCGTTCCTGACGGCGCAGAAGGCCGAGAAGAACGGCTGGACGTTCCTCTTCGTCCGCCCCGGCGACAACCTGGACGACGCCATGCGCACCGCCCAGCTGTACGCGCCGGCGGTGGTGTTCTTCGAGGACATCGACGTCGTGGCCGAGGCCGGCGACCCGGCCAAGGTCTCCAAGCTGCTGGATAGCTTCGACGGCATCGGCGCCAAGGGCGCCGAGGTGATCGCGATCCTCACCACCAACCGCAAGGACAAGATCCACAAGGGCATGCTGCGTCCGGGACGTCTGGACGCGGTGATCTCCATCAACGCCCTGGATCAGAGCGGCGTCGAGAAGCTCATCAAGGCCAAGGTGCCCGCGGACATGATCCGCGTGCTCCAGTACGGCGAGATCTACGAGTCCTTCAAGGACTTCACGCCGGCGTTCGCCGCGGAGGCGATCTCCCGGGCGAAGCGCTTCGCCATCGCCCGGCTCGGCAGGAAGCCCGACTTCCTGACCACCGCCGACTTTGTGGGCGCCGCCAAGTCGCTCCAGCCGCAGCTGGACCTGATGACCGGCGCCGATGAGGAGAAGACCACGCCGACGCTGGACAAGGCGCTGCGTGAGGTCGTGGCCGACGTCGTGGACGCCGTTCAGTTCGTCGACAGCGACGGCGACGAGGCCAAGGTGTACGGCCCGGACGAGAACGTGGACGGCGTCAAGGTCGACCGCGAAGCACTGGTCTGA